A segment of the Dongia rigui genome:
GCAGCGCCAACAAGGCGAACAGGATGAGATAGGGCAACAGCAGCGCCGCCAGGCGAACTGCCTCGGCGTTGACGGCGCTGAGGGCTGCAAAGGCGATCAGCGACACGGCGCAACTGGCCCAGAGATTGGCGGAGAGACCGGCCTCCCAGCCATGGGCCATCGATTGCACGAAGACACCGCCACAGCCGGCGATGGCGGCGGCCAGGAATAGCCAGAACTGGAAATTGCGCTGCAGCTTGGCGGTGACGGCGAGGACAGCTAGCGGCAAAAGGGTCAGCAGGCCGGCGATTTGTAAATTAAGGGGGCTCGACATGGCGCGCATTATGGTGAGGCGTCGCCCCCTTGGCAAACCAGATCGGATGGCCTAGAGAGCCATCATGTCACAGGCTCAGAATTCCCAAAAACCCAAGGTCATTGCCCTGGTTGTCGCCGCCGGCAGCGGCAGCCGCATGGGCAAGGATATGCCCAAGCAATACCTGCCGCTGGGCGGCAAGACCGTGCTGCGCCACTGCCTGGAAACCTTTCGCCGGCATCCACGCATCAGCGGCGTCCGGGTGGTCATCAATGATTCCTTGCGGGATCTTTACGAGAGTGCCGTTGCCGGTCTCGATCTGCTGCCGCCGGTGGCCGGTGGCCAGCGGCGCCAGGATTCGGTGCGCGCGGGGCTTGAGAGCCTTGCCGCCGAGGCACCTGATCTGGTGCTGATCCACGATGCCGCGCGGCCGTTCATCGACGCCGCGACAATCGACCGAACCATCGACACGCTGGCCGCGCATGACGGTGCCCTGGTCGCGGTGCCGGTCGTCGACACACTGAAACGTGGCGCACAGGATGGTACCGACATGTTCAGCGGCGCCACCGTTGACCGCAATGGTCTTTGGCGGGCACAGACGCCGCAGGGTTTCCGCTACCAACCGCTATTGGCAGCGCACCGCCAGGCGGCGTCGGGGCCCGAGATGACCGATGATGCCGCGGTTGCCGAAGCGGCCGGCATGAAGGTTGCGCTGGTGCTGGGACATGAGAACAACTTCAAGATCACGGCTCCGGCCGACCTCGAACGCGCGGAGCGCCTGATGAGCGAGCAGATGGAATACAGAACCGGCAATGGCTTCGACGTGCACCGCCTCATCCCCGGCGATGGCGTCATCATGTGCGGTGTCACGATCCCCTATCACCAAAAGCTCGAAGGCCATTCCGATGCAGATGTCGGCATGCATGCCCTGACCGATGCGATCCTTGGCGCTGTCGGAGCTGGCGATATCGGCCAGCACTTCCCGCCCTCGGACCCGCAATGGCGTGGCGCCGCATCGTGGAAATTCCTGGCCCATGCCGCCAAGCTCGTGGCCGATAAGGGTGGCCGCATCGCCCATTGCGACATCACCCTCATTTGCGAAAAGCCGAAGGTGGGGCCGCATCGTGCGGCGATGCAAGCCAAGCTGGCCGAGATTCTGGGTATCGCGCTGGACCGCGTCAGCGTGAAGGCGACGACAACCGAGCAATTGGGCTTCACCGGCCGTGGCGAGGGCATCGCCGCCCAGGCGACAGCGACCGTCGCCCTGCCCGTCACCGCCTGAGGACTTCGCCATGGATGTCGCCGGCCTCCTCGATCTCTATCGCCAGAACGGCTTGAAGATCGCGACGGCCGAAAGCTGCACGGGCGGACTGGTGGCTGCAAGCCTTACCGCGGTCGCCGGTTCGTCGGATGTGTTCGAGCGCGGCTGGGTGACCTATTCCAACGAGGCCAAGAGCGAGAGCCTTGGCGTGCCGATGGAGCTTATCGCCGACAAAGGGGCCGTCAGCGCCGAGGTGGCGGACGCCATGGCGAGGGGCGCGCTGCGTCGCGCCGGGGCTGATGTCGCGGTTTCGATCACTGGCATTGCCGGTCCGGGTGGCGGCTCGGCGGCAAAGCCGGTGGGCCTGGTCTTTATCGGCCTTGCCCGCAAGGACGGCTGGTCACAAGTCGAACGTTGCGTGTTCCCGGGCAATCGGGATGCCGTGCGCGCTCATTCAGTCAGCCGCGCATTGGCGCATCTGGCGACGGCGCTGACGGCCACGTGACGCGCCTTCTCGGGATCGATTTTTCCGGTGCACGGGACGCCGGGCGCAAGATCTGGATCGCCGAAGGCCGCCGCTCCGACGGCCCAATGGCGCTTGTCGATTGCCGGCCCGCCACGGATCTTGCCGGCGGAAGTGCCCTGCCCGAGCCGGCGATCGCCGCCCTCGCCCACCACATCGTTGCCGTGCCGGATACGATTGCCGGTTGCGATTTTCCGTTCAGCATGCCGATCGATCTGCTGGGCGCCAAGGATTGGCGCGCGTTCGCCTTGGGGTTCCGGCAGCGCTTTGTCGACCCGCTGAGCTTCCACGATCTGTGCCACCAGGCCACCGGCGGTGTCGAGACCAAGCGTCGCACCGACCGCGAGGACAAGACGCCATTCAATTCATTCAATCTGCGCCTCTATCGGCAGACATGGTGGGGCATCGGGCATCTGCTGGCGCCACTTGTTGCAAGCGGGCGGGTGGGCGTCTGGCCGCAGATGCCGCGCGTAACGGGCAAGCCGACCCTGGTGGAAGTTTGCGCTGCCTGCAGCCTGATCAGGCTCGACTGTTATCCGTCCTACAAGGGCCGCACCAAGAAGCACCGCGATGCGCGGAAACGGATATTGGATTTGCTGATCGCGCGCGGTTTTCTGGTGCCGCCCAAACGAGCGATGCGGAACATGCTGCTGGACAATCAAGGCGGTGACGCTCTCGATGCCGTCATCGGCGCCATTGCCGTGAACCGCTCGCCATTGGACGCCAAGCGCGACCGCATTGACCGGATGGAAGGCCGCGTTTTCTACGATCTCGGTTAAAGCACCGCGACACAGTCGATCTCGATGCGGGCGCCGAGGGCAAGGCCAGCAACGGCGATGCCGGAGCGTGCTGGCTGGTGGCTGCCGAAGAACGCGCCATAGATCTTGTTGAAGGCGAAGAAGTCACTCATATCGGCGAAATAGACCGTGCATTTGACGACGCGATCGAGGCTGGCACCGGCTGCCTGGAGTGCGTCCTTCATATAACTCAGTGCCTGTCGCGCTTCCGCTTCCAACCCGCCTGGGACAAGTTGCAACTCACCCGGCAGATGGCCGATGACACCAGAGACGTAAACTGTCTCGCCGGCGCGCAGGGCGGAGCAGAACGGCAACACACTGGGCAATGAGTCCAGGCGGAAAGTTTCCAGTTTGGTGGCCATCGACGTCTCCCGGGGATTGGCAATGCTGGCGTGATCCTTTCGCAAGCGCGGCAGGAAACGCAAACGAAATAATCTGTCCTAACCTTCCCCTCGACCCTCCGCGCAAAACGGGCTTAGGATCACGCGTCGCTCTGGAAGGCATAAGATTTCTGGGAGGAAACAAGAATGGCTGTTTCAATTCATCCGGCCGTCGATAAGGGCTTCAAGCCCGCAAAGCCTGGATTCGCCGGCGGCACGTTGCATTGCAAATGTGCCAAAGACCAAGTTGAAGTGAAAGTTGGCGGGCAAACGGCGCACAATCACGTTTGCGGTTGCACCAAATGCTGGAAGCCGGCCGGCGCGCTCTTCAGCCAGATCGCCGTGGTGCCGCGCGATAAGCTGAGCGTCACCAAACATGCCGAAAAGCTGAAGATCGTTGATACCAACGCGCCGCTGCATCGCTATGCCTGCACCGGATGTGGCACGCATATGTATGCCCGCATCGAGAACAAGAACCATCCACTCTATGGTCTCGATTTCGTCCACACCGAACTGTCCAACGAGGATGGTTGGTCGCCGCCGGAATTTGCGGCCTTCGTCTCGTCGATCATCGAAAGCGGTGCCGATCCTGCCAATATGGGTGCCGTGCGCGCGCGACTGCGCGAACTGAAACTCGAACCCTATGACTGCCTGTCGCCGCCGATCATGGATTTGATCGCCACGCACACGGCCAAGCAAAAAGGCGTGCTGAAGTAGAGTCGTCCTTAAGTCCCGCCGACGTAATCCGGCACCTCGACGACGAGTCCATCGAAGGCGGGCTCGACGCCGGCGGGGCATTTTGCCTTGAGCACGTCGTAATCGACCATGTGATTCATGTGCGTGAGGATCGTATGCTTGGGCTTTAGAAGCTCCACCCAAGCCATCGCCTTGTCGAAATGGGCATGAGTCATGTGCGGCTCGAAACGCAAGCAATCGACAATGAAAAGATCCAGGCCCTCGAGTTGGTCCAGGCTCTTATCGGGAAGCTCGACGCAATCAGTGGAATAGGCAACGTTGCCGATCCGGTATCCGGTCGATTTGGTCCCGAAGCCGTGATCCTGCTCATACGGCGTGACGTCAATGCCGTGCACTTGAAACGTCTGGTCATGCACCAGATAGGATTGCAGGAACGGCTTGTAGAGATGGCCCGAACCCGTACTGTTCTGTGCAAAGGCATACTCGAAGCGATGCCGCAATGTCGCCAATGTCTCGGTTGAGCCATAGACCGGCACGCGATTGTCGATCGATTTGTCCTTGCTGCGCACGAAGCGCAAATCATCAATGCCCTGCGTGTGATCGGCATGATCATGCGTGTAGAGGACGGCATCGAGATGATGGATGCCGGCCTCAAGTGCCTGGTCCCGAAAATCCGGGCTGCTGTCGCAGATGATGTTGGTGTGCTTCTGTTGGATCAGGATTGAAACCCGCCGGCGACGGTTCTTCGGGTTTTGCGGATTGCACTCACCCCAGCCGGGGCCGATGAGCGGCACGCCGCCGGAGCCACCGCAACCCAGTATCGTGACCTTCATGCCGCCGCCTTGGTGAACAGGCGATCGAAATTGGCCGTCGTCTTGGCGGCCAGATCGGCCAAAGGCATGCCCAGGAAGTCGGCGACGAAACCGGCGGTATGCGTCACAAAGGCGGGTTCGTTCCGTTTCCCGCGCATCGGAATCGGCGCCAGATAGGGCGAGTCCGTTTCGACCAGGAGTCGGTCATGCGGAATGGTCTTGGCGACATCGCGGAGTGCTGCGGCACTCTTGAACGTCACGATGCCCGACAGCGAAATATAGAAGCCCATCTCAAGGGCCGCGTCGGCCAGGTATTGTGTCGAGGTGAAGCAGTGGATCACCCCGGTGAGGCCACCCTTCTTGGCACCATCTTGCAGCAAGCGAACGGTATCCTCATCGGCATCGCGGCTATGGACCACGATCGGCAGGCCGGTCACCCGGGAGGCCTCGATATGGGTCGCAAATACCTCCTGCTGCCGCTGCCTTGGGCTCTTATCGTAGAAATAGTCGAGGCCAGCCTCGCCAATGCCGACGACCTTCGGGTGTTTGGCCAGTTCGGCCAGACGTGCCACGTCGACGTCGGGCTCGTTCTCCGCTTCATGTGGATGAATGCCGACCGTGCAGCGGATATTGTCTGACGCCTCGGCAATCTTCAGCACTTGCTCGAATTTCGTGACGCGCGTGCAAATGGTTAGCATTCGCGCGACGCCGCTCTCCTTGGCGCGCGCAAGGACGGCATCGAAATCGCTGCCAAAATCCTCGAAATCGAGATGGCAGTGGCTGTCGACCAGGTTGAGCGTCACGACTTCGCCTCTTCCGCCTCGACAAAGCGCGGGAAGATCGCCGTCGGCGCCGGCAAGGTCGTGCCGCCTTTGATGCGGACCTTGCCGCCGAGCTGCGTGAAATCACGCTCGCTGGCGGGAATGCCCAAGATATCAAGCAACTTTGCCGTCGATTCCGGCATCACCGGTTGGCTGAGGATTGCCACCTGGCGCAACACCTCGGCTGTCACCCAGAGGACCGTGCCGAAGCGTTCGGGATTGCTCTTGCGCAGGGCCCAGGGCTCGTTGCCGGCGAAATAGCGGTTGGCATCCGCCACGACGGCCCAGGTCGCCGTGAGGATCTGGTGGAGCGCATAGTCACCCATGCTCTCCCGCGCCTTGCCAATGAGAGCATCGACTTGCGCCAGCATCGCCTTGTCGTCGTCATTGAGCGCGCCCGGCTCCGGCAACTTGCCCTCGAGATTCTTGGCAATCATCGACAGCGAACGCTGCGCCAGATTGCCAAGATCATTGGCGAGATCTGCATTCATGCGCTGCACGATGGCTTCCGGGCTGTAGCTGCCGTCCTGGCCGAAGGGCACTTCGCGCAGGAAGAAATAGCGCATGGCGTCGATGCCATAAACCTTGGCAAGGTTGAATGGGTCGATCACGTTGCCGACCGACTTCGACATCTTCTCGCCCTTGTTGAACAGGAAGCCGTGGCAGAACACGCGTTTGGGCAGCGGCAGGCCTGCTGACATCAGGAAGGCCGGCCAATAGACCGTGTGAAAGCGCACGATGTCCTTGCCGATGATGTGCACGTCGGCCGGCCAGAACTTCGTGCGCGGGCCGGTCGTTTCGGGCCAGCCGGTCGCAGTCACATAATTGGTCAGTGCGTCGACCCAGACATACATGATGTGCTTCGGGTTGCCCGGTACGGGAATGCCCCAGTCGAACGTCGTGCGGCTGATGGATAGATCCTTCAGGCCGCCTTTGACGAAGCTCATGACCTCATTTCGCCGGGCATCTGGGCCGATGAAGTTCGGCACGCGCTCGTAAAGGTCGATCAGCTTCTGCTGATAATTGGAGAGGCGAAAGAAATAGCTTTCCTCCTCCACCCACTCGACCGGCGTGCCAGTCGGTGCAAAGCGCTTGCCATCGGCATTCAGCGTCAATTCGCTTTCGTCGTAATAGGCCTCGTCGCGCACCGAATACCAGCCAGCGTACTTGTCGAGGTAGATATCGCCGGCGGCCTCCATCTTCTGCCAAAGCGCGGCGCAAGTCTTGTAGTGCCGGTCTTCCGACGTGCGGATGTAATCGTCATTCGACGAATTGAGCGCCGGCCCCATCTCGCGAAAACGCGCCGTGTTCCGATCGGCCAGTTCCTTGGCCGTGATGCTCTCGCGCTCGGCCGTCTGCTGCATTTTCTGGCCGTGCTCGTCTGAACCGGTCAGGAAAAAGACGTCGCGGCCATCCAGGCGCATGAAGCGGGCGATCGCATCGGTGGCGATCAACTCGTAGCCATGCCCGATATGCGGCGCACCGTTGGGATACGCGATGGCGGTGGTGATGTAGAACGTCTCTTTCGACATGTTGCTCAGTTTCCGACAAACAGAATGCTTATATCCGGCCACCGCGCCTGCCAGCAGGTCGGAGGATCCGCAAACCACCCTCAATACATGGCAAGAAAACGCGTGCCCGGCTTAACGGCCCGGAGATGCCAGAACAAGCCAAGCCGTGGCCCAGGCCTGCTTCCGGTCCAGGTTGGCGCTGGTGACCCTGGCAAACAACCGGGTCACCTTTTCCCATGATTGCAGCCAGTGATCAAGGCTGGCAGCCCCCATCAGCCGCCGCATGAGGCTGTTTTCGCCCGGAAAAACCTCAGTCATTTGAGGATCTTGCACGGCTGACCAGCGGATGAAGCGGGTCAGCCACCAATCCAGCAGCGAGACGGCGATCTCGAACTGGCCCTCACCACCCTTCCCCGCCAGCTTGTCGCCCAGCCGGTGGAGGATGTTGGGGTCGTAATTGGGCCAGCTCGAGAGCAGCTGGGCCAGAGATTGGAAAAGATCGAGGCCGGCGCTATCGCTGCCGAAATCCAGGGCGCGCCCGATCGAACCATCGGCGAGAGCCGTGCACAGGGACAGCTCGGCGCCGCCGAGATCGATGCCATGGCGCCGGAGCTCCGCTGCAACCGCTGCCGTCGGCAGTGGTTCAAGGGCGAGCTTTCTGCAGCGGGAGCGGATCGTGGGCAGAAGTCGGCCCGGCGCGTGAGAAATGAGAAGAATGACCGTGCGTGGCCGTGGCTCTTCGAGGATCTTCAGCAACGCGTTGGCGGCATTGCGGTTGAGTTCGTCCGCGCTGTCGACGACGAGGACCCGCCAGTGGGATTCACCGGGCGTCATATGCAGAAACTCGATGGCGCCACGCACTTCGTCGATCGTGATCTCCGCTCGCAGCTTGCCGGTCTTTTCATTGACCGTCCGGCGCAGGACACGCAGATCGGAATGCGACAATTCCCGGACGCGGCGGAAAATTGGATGATCAGCGGGGATGTCGAGACTGGTCAATTCCGGCGCCGCGGCCGCCGCGGGCCCTTCCTCACCGAAGAGGCCCATCCCAGCTGGCTCGGCGCTTGGCGCGATCAGGCCATGGCTCAGCAGAAAACGGGTCATGCGAAAGGCAAGCGTCGCCTTGCCGATGCCACGCGGGCCGGTGATGAGCCACGCATGGGGCATGCGGCCGGATTGGTAGGCGCGCAGGAAGGATTCCTGTGCCGCTTCGTGGCCGACCAGGTGGGCCGTCGCCTCGGGGGCTGGGAAGGCGCTTTCGTCGCTCATGGCTTTAGAGGCTGACGCCGAAGCGCTCCCGGATCAAGCCCGCGATTTCCGCGGCGATGACGGCCCGCTCGCGGCTGGCATCGACAATGCGGCAGCGATCTGGCTCGGCGGTCGCCAATTGCCGAAAGCCGTCTGCCAAGCGACGGTGAAAGTCGAGCCCCATGCGCTCATAACGCTGCTGGGTTTCGGCGCGTGCCAGGCCCTTTTCGACCGGCAGGTCCATCATGATGGTAAGGCCCGGCTCGGTCGGACCGACGATGTGCCGCCGCAGGGTCCAGAGCCATTCAAGATCCAGGCCCTGGCCATATCCTTGATAGGCAAGCGTACTGTCGGCAAAACGGTCGCACAGAACCCATTTCCCGGCAGCGAGGGCCGGCCGGATCACCTGCGCCAGATGCTCGGCACGGGCGGCAAAGTGCAGCAGGGCCTCGGTTTCCGACTGCCAGCGTCCGGCGGCACCTTCGACCAACAATTTGCGGATCTGCTCGGCACCCTCGGTGCCGCCAGGCTCGCGCGTCATCTCGACGGACTGGCCTGCGGCGCGCAGCGCCTCGGCGAGCAGGCGGATCTGGGTCGATTTGCCGGCGCCCTCGCCGCCTTCAAATGTGACGAAGCGCAGTGTGCCCGCCGGCATCAGATGCTCAGTTCGAGCCGAAGACGAAGTGCTGCAGCGCGGCGGCAATGCGGCCGCCGAAGCCGAGATCGGCCACGTCTTTCGCCGCCACCAGCTTGGCCTTAGCCTGCGGCATGCCGGGGATGTCGATCACCAACTCGCCAATTTCCTGGCCTTTGGCGATCGGTGCCATGACCGGCCCCTGGAAGACCGCCTTGGCGACCACCTTGTCGCGTTCGGCGCGCGGCAGCGTGACCAGCAGGTCGGATTCGACCGTCAGCGGGACAGTCTTTTCCGCGCCCATCCAAACCTCGGCCTCGCCCAGGACCGTGCCGGGCGTGGCGATGGTGAAATTGCCATATTCGCGGAAGGCCCAATCGAGCAGACCGCCCGCTTCGTCGGCGCGTTCCTGCATGCCGTTGAGGCCATGCACCACCATGATGAGGCGTCGACCATCGCGGATCGCCGATGCGGTCAGGCCAAAGCCCGCCTCCTCGGTATGACCCGTCTTTAGCCCATCGACCCCTGAGCCCTTGCGATAGAGCAGCGGGTTGCGATTGCCCTGCTTGATCCCATGCCAGGTGAACTCATGCTCCGAGAAGTACTTGTAGTAGTCGGGGAAATCATCGATCAGGCGGCGCGCGAGCGTCGCCAGATCCTTGGCGGTCATCAGATGATTGGGATCCGGAAGGCCCGACGCATTTACGAAATTGCTGTCGGTGAGGCCGATTTCCTTGGCTTTCTTGTTCATGCGGTCGGCAAAGGCTTCTTCCGAGCCGGCCAGCCCTTCGGCGACGACGACGCAGGCATCATTGCCGGACTGGATGATGATGCCGCGAATGAGGTCTTCGACGGCGATCGACGAGTTGATCTCGACGAACATCTTGGAGCCTTGGGTCGACCAGGCTTTCTCGCTGACGTGGAAGGTGTCCGTGAGCTTGACGTCGCCGCGCTTCAATGCGTCGAAGAGCATGTAGATGGTCATGAGCTTGCTCATCGACGCCGGGTGCAGGCGTTCTGTCGCCAGTTTGTCAAACAGGACGGCCCCGGTCGTATAGTCGACGATATAGGCATGCTGCGCGTTGGTGATGAGCGGTTCGGCTCCTGCGCGCGGGGCGAGGCCCAACGCAAGACCCGCAGCAACGATACCCGCCAGCAATGACTTCAGCATAGTTCCGACCTCGGCAAACCCACATAGACTCGCGCCACAACGGCGCTTTAGCGCGGCAAATTGATCCTCGACCCCAGCAACGTCAAGCAACATCCGGTCCCGCTTCAATTAACGGCAATCCTGGCATCCGGATGTCCGGTATCGATCAGCTTCTGCAGCAGGGCGTCCGCTTCTTCGACCGATCCGATCGGGCCGAGTTGGACGCGATAGAAGCGCTGCTGGTTCAACAAGAACTGCGTGATACGCGTCTGATGGCCGAGGCTTGTCAGCTTCATCTGCAATTGCTGCGCGTTCTGCTGCCGAAGGAAGGCGCCCGCCTGGATGAAGATATTGCTGGGCTTCACCGGCACCACCGACACCTGGCCGGTGGGTTTGGGGACCTGAACATTGCCGATGGCAGATGCCTTGGGTGCCTGCGTCGCCTGAACCGGCGCAGGTGTCGCACTGCCGCCAGCCGGAGGCAAGGCCTGCGCCGTCACCGTACCGGCGGGTGCCGCCTGCGGTGCTGGGCTGAAGCTATCGCCGCCAGCTTGAGACGAGGCCTTGGCAGCCAGCATCATGCTCTCGTCCTTCATCACCTGGACGCGAACCTTGGCCGTGCCATTCTGCTCGAAGCCGAGCAACTGGGCACCGCGACGGGACATGTCGATGATTCGGTTGTTGACGAAGGGACCGCGGTCGTTGACGCGAACGACGATCGAGCGGCCATTCTCCAAATTCGTCACGCGCACCAGCGAGGGCATCGGCAGCGTCTTGTGGGCGGCGGTGAGGTCATTTTCGTCATAGGTCTCGCCATTGGCCGTGGCCTTCGAGTGAAAACCCGGTCCATACCAGGAGGCGATGCCTGTTTCGTCGTAGTTGTAATCCGGCTGCGGATAGTACCAAACGCCGCCCACCTGATAGGGCTTGCCGACCTTGTAGGGGCCTGTGACTTCAGGTGCCTGGCGGGTGACGACCTTGGTCGTTTCGACGGCCAGATTGGTCTCGGCACAGGCAGCGACCAGACCCAACAGCGCCATCGCCGCCAGAACACGATGAAAACCTCTTAACCCCCGCATGTGGACCGCCTGGACCCCAGAATCATCAAGATGTAGTGGAAATATGGGGACTTAACCTATCCGCCAAAGCACGAATAGGCAAGGTCACAAGTCCCAAATAGATGACCGTTTCGGCGGTCGGGAGGCAAAAGAGTATAGCCGTAATGATGGCATATGTTTGCCAACTCTACGTCTGTTGGAATATGCCGGCGGGCACTTACACGCGCTCTTATCGCTCCTCACCACCCTTGATTTGCGCTCTCCGGCCCTTTAAGCAGCAGCCCCTATGGAAGGGTGGCCGAGTGGTTTAAGGCAGCGGTCTTGAAAACCGCCGTGGGTGCAAGCCCACCGTGGGTTCGAATCCCACCTCTTCCGCCACGCCGGTTGGGGAGAGAGAAGATGCCGAACATTGCCCGCCATCTCCCGGCTCTCACCTTTCTTGCGGCGCTCGCATGCTGGTCCGGTGCCGCCTGGGCGGATCCCGCCGTATCCGATCAGGCGATGGCAGAAAAGCTGCTGGGGACACATGCCATCACATTGCAATGGCTGGGCACGGGCACGCTGAAGGACGCCGGCAAGGCCGAGGTGAAGGCGCTGGCGGGCGAATGGCATCTGACCGGTCGGCAGGATGCTGCCGAAGGCTCGGTCGAGGTCGATGGCATCGTCACCTTCGTCGACGCCACCAGCTTTGGTTTCAAGGGCAAGATCGTCACCCAGGTCACCCACATCAATGGCGGCAAGGCCTGCAGCCGCGATGGTGAATTTGTCTTCTTCAAGAAGGGCAAGCGCAAGTACTGGCGCATGCAATCGATCGACAATCCGTGCGATGTGGCGGCCGATTACGTCGACATCTATCTGCGCTGATCGCTTCGCTGGGCCAATGGTCAGGTCAACCTAGGCCCGACCTGGTCGCCATGGCAATCCCGACTGGGATCGAGTTCCTTACCCCTGGCGACATTTGCCCGCCCCATCGAAGATGATTGGCGCGACGCTCATTCCAACCCTAATCTCGTTTTTGGGATCATCAGCGAAGGCGCATCG
Coding sequences within it:
- a CDS encoding bifunctional 2-C-methyl-D-erythritol 4-phosphate cytidylyltransferase/2-C-methyl-D-erythritol 2,4-cyclodiphosphate synthase — translated: MSQAQNSQKPKVIALVVAAGSGSRMGKDMPKQYLPLGGKTVLRHCLETFRRHPRISGVRVVINDSLRDLYESAVAGLDLLPPVAGGQRRQDSVRAGLESLAAEAPDLVLIHDAARPFIDAATIDRTIDTLAAHDGALVAVPVVDTLKRGAQDGTDMFSGATVDRNGLWRAQTPQGFRYQPLLAAHRQAASGPEMTDDAAVAEAAGMKVALVLGHENNFKITAPADLERAERLMSEQMEYRTGNGFDVHRLIPGDGVIMCGVTIPYHQKLEGHSDADVGMHALTDAILGAVGAGDIGQHFPPSDPQWRGAASWKFLAHAAKLVADKGGRIAHCDITLICEKPKVGPHRAAMQAKLAEILGIALDRVSVKATTTEQLGFTGRGEGIAAQATATVALPVTA
- a CDS encoding CinA family protein, which translates into the protein MDVAGLLDLYRQNGLKIATAESCTGGLVAASLTAVAGSSDVFERGWVTYSNEAKSESLGVPMELIADKGAVSAEVADAMARGALRRAGADVAVSITGIAGPGGGSAAKPVGLVFIGLARKDGWSQVERCVFPGNRDAVRAHSVSRALAHLATALTAT
- a CDS encoding RidA family protein, translated to MATKLETFRLDSLPSVLPFCSALRAGETVYVSGVIGHLPGELQLVPGGLEAEARQALSYMKDALQAAGASLDRVVKCTVYFADMSDFFAFNKIYGAFFGSHQPARSGIAVAGLALGARIEIDCVAVL
- the gfa gene encoding S-(hydroxymethyl)glutathione synthase, whose product is MAVSIHPAVDKGFKPAKPGFAGGTLHCKCAKDQVEVKVGGQTAHNHVCGCTKCWKPAGALFSQIAVVPRDKLSVTKHAEKLKIVDTNAPLHRYACTGCGTHMYARIENKNHPLYGLDFVHTELSNEDGWSPPEFAAFVSSIIESGADPANMGAVRARLRELKLEPYDCLSPPIMDLIATHTAKQKGVLK
- a CDS encoding MBL fold metallo-hydrolase — encoded protein: MKVTILGCGGSGGVPLIGPGWGECNPQNPKNRRRRVSILIQQKHTNIICDSSPDFRDQALEAGIHHLDAVLYTHDHADHTQGIDDLRFVRSKDKSIDNRVPVYGSTETLATLRHRFEYAFAQNSTGSGHLYKPFLQSYLVHDQTFQVHGIDVTPYEQDHGFGTKSTGYRIGNVAYSTDCVELPDKSLDQLEGLDLFIVDCLRFEPHMTHAHFDKAMAWVELLKPKHTILTHMNHMVDYDVLKAKCPAGVEPAFDGLVVEVPDYVGGT
- a CDS encoding TatD family hydrolase, which gives rise to MTLNLVDSHCHLDFEDFGSDFDAVLARAKESGVARMLTICTRVTKFEQVLKIAEASDNIRCTVGIHPHEAENEPDVDVARLAELAKHPKVVGIGEAGLDYFYDKSPRQRQQEVFATHIEASRVTGLPIVVHSRDADEDTVRLLQDGAKKGGLTGVIHCFTSTQYLADAALEMGFYISLSGIVTFKSAAALRDVAKTIPHDRLLVETDSPYLAPIPMRGKRNEPAFVTHTAGFVADFLGMPLADLAAKTTANFDRLFTKAAA
- the metG gene encoding methionine--tRNA ligase is translated as MSKETFYITTAIAYPNGAPHIGHGYELIATDAIARFMRLDGRDVFFLTGSDEHGQKMQQTAERESITAKELADRNTARFREMGPALNSSNDDYIRTSEDRHYKTCAALWQKMEAAGDIYLDKYAGWYSVRDEAYYDESELTLNADGKRFAPTGTPVEWVEEESYFFRLSNYQQKLIDLYERVPNFIGPDARRNEVMSFVKGGLKDLSISRTTFDWGIPVPGNPKHIMYVWVDALTNYVTATGWPETTGPRTKFWPADVHIIGKDIVRFHTVYWPAFLMSAGLPLPKRVFCHGFLFNKGEKMSKSVGNVIDPFNLAKVYGIDAMRYFFLREVPFGQDGSYSPEAIVQRMNADLANDLGNLAQRSLSMIAKNLEGKLPEPGALNDDDKAMLAQVDALIGKARESMGDYALHQILTATWAVVADANRYFAGNEPWALRKSNPERFGTVLWVTAEVLRQVAILSQPVMPESTAKLLDILGIPASERDFTQLGGKVRIKGGTTLPAPTAIFPRFVEAEEAKS
- a CDS encoding DNA polymerase III subunit delta', whose protein sequence is MSDESAFPAPEATAHLVGHEAAQESFLRAYQSGRMPHAWLITGPRGIGKATLAFRMTRFLLSHGLIAPSAEPAGMGLFGEEGPAAAAAPELTSLDIPADHPIFRRVRELSHSDLRVLRRTVNEKTGKLRAEITIDEVRGAIEFLHMTPGESHWRVLVVDSADELNRNAANALLKILEEPRPRTVILLISHAPGRLLPTIRSRCRKLALEPLPTAAVAAELRRHGIDLGGAELSLCTALADGSIGRALDFGSDSAGLDLFQSLAQLLSSWPNYDPNILHRLGDKLAGKGGEGQFEIAVSLLDWWLTRFIRWSAVQDPQMTEVFPGENSLMRRLMGAASLDHWLQSWEKVTRLFARVTSANLDRKQAWATAWLVLASPGR
- the tmk gene encoding dTMP kinase, yielding MPAGTLRFVTFEGGEGAGKSTQIRLLAEALRAAGQSVEMTREPGGTEGAEQIRKLLVEGAAGRWQSETEALLHFAARAEHLAQVIRPALAAGKWVLCDRFADSTLAYQGYGQGLDLEWLWTLRRHIVGPTEPGLTIMMDLPVEKGLARAETQQRYERMGLDFHRRLADGFRQLATAEPDRCRIVDASRERAVIAAEIAGLIRERFGVSL
- a CDS encoding D-alanyl-D-alanine carboxypeptidase family protein; translated protein: MLKSLLAGIVAAGLALGLAPRAGAEPLITNAQHAYIVDYTTGAVLFDKLATERLHPASMSKLMTIYMLFDALKRGDVKLTDTFHVSEKAWSTQGSKMFVEINSSIAVEDLIRGIIIQSGNDACVVVAEGLAGSEEAFADRMNKKAKEIGLTDSNFVNASGLPDPNHLMTAKDLATLARRLIDDFPDYYKYFSEHEFTWHGIKQGNRNPLLYRKGSGVDGLKTGHTEEAGFGLTASAIRDGRRLIMVVHGLNGMQERADEAGGLLDWAFREYGNFTIATPGTVLGEAEVWMGAEKTVPLTVESDLLVTLPRAERDKVVAKAVFQGPVMAPIAKGQEIGELVIDIPGMPQAKAKLVAAKDVADLGFGGRIAAALQHFVFGSN